A genomic window from Anticarsia gemmatalis isolate Benzon Research Colony breed Stoneville strain chromosome 6, ilAntGemm2 primary, whole genome shotgun sequence includes:
- the PolQ gene encoding DNA polymerase theta isoform X1, with amino-acid sequence MAIAESEDIDSQFVAENIGFLDNCFDNSFTLQSSLQVVKEHAGELNASTSKGSQKVCKNVTKYSQNTTVQLDSTQNVSVISQPVINNRNLRDWGLPPEIAKKYEERGITEMFEWQVRCLSNPKVLFECSNLVYSAPTSAGKTLVAEILMIKTILERQKKVIVILPFVSIVREKMFYFQDILSSSGIRVEGFMGSQSPPGGLQSMHVAICTIEKANSLVNKLLDEGSIAELGAVIVDELHLLGDSSRGYILELLLTKIKYVSSKSDDVQIQIVGMSATLPNLEILANWLSAELFITQFRPIPLDEYCLVGNKYFDKVGKCIANLDSSLTVEGDSVLNICLNTIKDGCSILIFCMTKNWCESLAQSVATSFYKLGCEGSQAGVVLRTQLKSEAISEVLEQMKNCPVGLDQVLRKTISFGVAYHHAGLTFDERDIVEGGFKSGAIRVLVATSTLSSGVNLPARKVIIRSPVFQRQPINILTYKQMIGRAGRMGKDSKGESVLICTEAEKKIGFALMMGTLDPVKSCIESEDKYMRAVLEMIASQVVSTKEQLDLYSKCTLLYNQQDVPASQNFLLDTTLDELKNYELVRIQTEGTEEHYVATPLGKACLSSSMAPNDGLSLFCELQKARQCLVLETDLHLIYLVTPYSVSSQWANIDWLHLLTLWESLTKAMKRVGELVGVQESFIIRCLRGNSKLSNIQNKVNIHKRFYTALALQDLVNEVPLAEVAAKFQCARGFLQSLQQGAATFAGMVTAFCRQLGWKNMEMLISQFQDRLHFGIHSELLELMKLPSLNGARARTLFDSGFECISNIASADVNTIENILHKSIPFESEKAREGDDTDDIRKRNKMKCVWITGYCGMTTKEAAEKLIEEARKHLSLEIGVAEIKWDSKRNEVPATLNVTNTNSNNVTEVPEHLSTCQNINYDIKTEIKVEDSNEISNVCIKMETDYSTSNENLHLATDPVNSLTENSCDRLINNQTPNSDSSRINNVTKSNTTSEVLNVNSNSTAKDNDRNENNSPSLSAKDDIIWDSLNFTEAAIENITKLRTSDKMFSPNISFGEFEKSLVTENISENMNSSKHNMSTKDISLFSSDGDNSSLFEESLPVDLIPSKLLDGGSTIMGHQETATEFSSLNSNTILNAFKTTLIEAEDPEEDEDIRLVYEDDKVAEPELEEAKIEVMDVQTKNNVPSKRKKNASKEPQPLEKKKKTEGNSALFTGAVISNVNIRTKNILSKTFTIQFNEFRINCFILKGDDIIDNLNLIECVRAASVYFNIKKVIGTHNDIIGSDIIGNTKSKSKPNETEDLPLTGISMYLDSDTCIYLDLTSVNDMRVIKNRLGCWFKNVLLKLLDSKTANVCLKRWLGVNLTNTCMDISLIEWLIDSSEKIPNVDYLTKKYCGLDFTNVPIKIGNQQTRFKNLDSTETACVRARCIWMIAERQEKAVLENLQITRYIIDIESQVSKILANCEYYGITVDKDLASRLLIDVRNSQETLQKKAYKLCGYHFNFNSSKDVAKVLGIYNGRKVSTKKSVLTSHNSPLSSIVIYWRKLNSILTKTLYPLTEQACVYSAGNRINPSYTMFTCTGRISMHEPNLQNVPRTFSIPSEYLTLNTAKCNDVVEFNCRNIFKAAPGYIIVSADYCQLEMRILTHFSKDQVLMRIMNSDMDVFKSIAASWSNVPEHEVDDDLRQKAKQLCYGIIYGMGNKTLAQLLDVSEIEAGMFMDSFYKTYPAVKLFTQSIVKECKRNGYIETLTKRRRYLPDIRSSLPHKKSAAERQAVNTTIQGSAADIAKAAMCSIDTKTESLVPKPRLILQMHDELIYEVPQHYKQSFTTILKKVMEETIKLTVPLPVKVKCGHSWGDLKEIKF; translated from the exons ATGGCCATTGCTGAATCAGAGGATATCGACTCGCAGTTTGTAGCGGAAAATATTGGCTTTTTAGataattgttttgataattCCTTTACGCTACAAAGTTCTTTGCAAGTAGTAAAAGAACATGCTGGTGAATTAAATGCTTCTACTTCAAAAGGAAGccaaaaagtatgtaaaaatgTGACCAAATATTCACAAAACACAACTGTGCAGCTGGACTCTACACAAAATGTATCAGTGATATCCCAAccagtaataaataatagaaacctGAGAGACTGGGGTTTGCCGCCCGAAATAGCTAAAAAGTATGAGGAGCGAGGTATTACAGAAATGTTTGAATGGCAAGTGCGTTGTCTCAGCAATCCAAAGGTATTATTCGAATGCAGTAACTTAGTCTATTCTGCTCCCACATCAGCAGGAAAAACATTGGTAgctgaaattttaatgataaaaacaattttagagCGTCAAAAGAAAGTGATCGTTATATTGCCATTTGTATCTATAGTAAGAGAgaagatgttttattttcaagataTATTGTCAAGCTCAGGGATAAGAGTAGAAGGGTTTATGGGATCCCAGTCTCCCCCTGGAGGGTTGCAGTCAATGCATGTTGCTATATGCACCATTGAGAAAGCAAACAGCCTTGTGAATAAACTCCTGGATGAAGGCTCTATTGCAGAACTTGGTGCTGTCATTGTTGATGAGTTGCATCTGCTTGGTGATTCTAGTAGAGGATATATTTTAGAACTATTATTgaccaaaattaaatatgtgtCTTCTAAATCAGATGATgtacaaatacaaatagttGGTATGTCAGCCACTTTGCCTAATCTGGAAATTCTTGCCAATTGGCTGAGTGCTGAGTTATTCATCACACAATTCAGACCTATTCCATTAGATGAATATTGTCTAGTTgggaataaatattttgataaagtaGGGAAATGTATAGCTAATTTGGATTCAAGTTTGACTGTGGAAGGTGatagtgttttaaatatttgcttgAATACAATAAAGGATGGGtgttctatattaatattttgtatgactaAGAATTGGTGTGAAAGCTTGGCACAGTCTGTTGCTACATCATTTTACAAATTAGGATGTGAGGGAAGTCAGGCTGGTGTTGTTTTGAGAACACAACTAAAATCTGAAGCTATATCAGAAGTGTTAGAGCAGATGAAGAATTGTCCCGTGGGGCTGGATCAAGTTTTAAGGAAAACTATATCATTTGGAGTGGCTTACCACCATGCAGGTCTTACATTTGATGAGAGGGATATAGTTGAGGGTGGCTTTAAGTCTGGGGCGATAAGAGTATTAGTGGCCACTTCTACCTTGAGCTCTGGTGTAAACTTGCCTGCAAGGAAAGTTATTATTAGATCACCTGTATTTCAAAGGCagccaattaatattttaacttacaaGCAAATGATTGGTCGAGCTGGAAGAATGGGGAAAGATTCAAAAGGTGAAAGCGTATTAATTTGCACAGAAGCAGAGAAGAAGATTGGCTTTGCATTGATGATGGGTACACTTGATCCAGTGAAGAGTTGTATTGAGAGTGAGGACAAGTACATGAGAGCTGTGTTGGAGATGATTGCTAGTCAAGTTGTATCCACCAAGGAACAGTTAGATTTGTATTCAAAGTGTACATTGTTGTACAACCAGCAAGATGTGCCAGCATCACAAAACTTCCTTTTAGACACTACTTTAGATGAATTGAAGAACTATGAGCTTGTGAGAATACAAACTGAAGGCACAGAGGAGCATTATGTAGCAACACCTTTGGGGAAAGCTTGTTTGTCATCGTCAATGGCACCTAATGACGGGTTGTCTTTATTCTGTGAGCTTCAGAAGGCCCGTCAATGTCTAGTGCTTGAAACAGATCTGCATTTGATATATTTAGTAACTCCATATAGTGTCAGTAGTCAGTGGGCGAACATAGACTGGCTGCACTTGCTTACTCTTTGGGAGTCTTTGACTAAAGCAATGAAGAGAGTGGGAGAATTAGTAGGAGTACAAGAGAGTTTTATTATAAGATGTTTAAGAGGGAATAGCAAGTTAAGTAATATCCAGAACAAAGTAAATATCCATAAAAG GTTTTACACAGCTCTCGCTCTGCAGGATTTGGTGAATGAAGTGCCATTAGCAGAAGTGGCCGCAAAGTTTCAGTGCGCGCGAGGTTTTCTACAAAGTCTCCAACAAGGAGCAGCTACTTTTGCTG GAATGGTTACAGCATTTTGTCGACAGTTAGGCTGGAAAAATATGGAAATGTTGATATCACAGTTTCAAGATCGGCTACATTTCGGCATTCACTCTGAACTGCTAGAACTAATGAAATTGCCATCTTTAAACGGTGCTAGGGCTAGAACTCTCTTTGATTCGGGTTTCGAATGTATTTCGAATATTGCCTCTGCTGATGTAAAtactatagaaaatattcttCATAAATCTATACCCTTTGAAAGTGAGAAAGCGAGGGAGGGCGATGATACAGATGATATAAGAAAacgtaataaaatgaaatgtgtATGGATCACGGGCTATTGTGGCATGACTACAAAAGAAGCTGCTGAGAAGCTCATAGAGGAAGCTAGAAAGCATCTCTCTTTAGAAATTGGTGTGGCGGAAATTAAATGGGATAGTAAACGAAATGAAGTGCCTGCAACTTTAAATGTTACCAATACTAATAGTAATAATGTTACCGAAGTACCTGAACACTTATCTAcctgtcaaaatataaattatgatataaaaactgaaattaaaGTAGAAGATAGTAATGAAATAAGCAATGTTTGTATAAAGATGGAAACAGATTATAGTACTAGTAATGAAAATTTACATTTAGCAACAGACCCTGTAAATTCTTTGACTGAAAATTCGTGTGACAGACTTATTAACAATCAAACACCAAATAGTGATAGTTCTAGAATAAACAATGTTACTAAGTCTAATACAACCTCTGAAGTACTAaatgtaaatagtaatagtacAGCAAAAGATAATGATAGAAACGAAAATAATAGTCCTAGTTTAAGTGCTAAAGATGACATAATATGGGATTCTTTGAACTTCACTGAAGCAGCTATAGAAAACATTACGAAACTTCGCACATCTGACAAAATGTTTTCGCCTAACATCAGTTTCGGAGAATTTGAAAAGTCCTTAGTGAcagaaaatatttctgaaaatatgaATTCGTCGAAACATAACATGTCGACAAAAGACATTAGTTTGTTTTCCTCCGATGGGGACAATTCAAGTTTGTTTGAGGAGAGCTTGCCTGTTGATTTGATTCCTAGTAAATTGCTTGATGGAGGATCAACGATAATGGGCCATCAAGAAACGGCTACAGAATTTTCTAGTCTAAACTCTAACACAATTCTAAACGCTTTTAAAACCACATTGATTGAAGCTGAGGACCCAGAAGAAGACGAAGACATAAGACTAGTTTATGAAGACGACAAAGTTGCAGAACCAGAATTAGAAGAAGCTAAAATTGAAGTGATGGATGTACAAACTAAGAACAATGTTCCGTCCAAGCGCAAGAAGAACGCAAGCAAAGAACCGCAACCTcttgaaaaaaagaaaaaaactgaAGGTAACTCGGCCTTGTTCACTGGTGCCGTTATATCAAACGTTAATATTAGAACAAAAAACATTCTATCAAAGAcatttacaatacaatttaatgaatttagaataaattgctttattttaaaaggggatgatattattgataatttaaacTTGATTGAATGTGTTCGAGCTGcatctgtttattttaatattaaaaaagttattgggACCCACAATGATATTATCGGAAGCGACATTATTGGAAATACGAAATCTAAAAGTAAACCGAATGAAACAGAAGATTTGCCGTTAACAGGAATATCGATGTATTTAGATAGCgatacttgtatttatttagatttaacaTCTGTTAATGATATGCGAGTGATTAAAAATAGATTGGGATGTTGgtttaaaaatgtgttattaaaattacttgactCTAAAACTGCTAATGTCTGCCTTAAGCGATGGCTCGGTGTTAATCTGACAAATACTTGTATGGATATTTCTTTGATCGAATGGCTCATAGACAGCAGCGAAAAGATACCGAATGTGGACTACTTG ACAAAAAAGTATTGTGGTTTAGATTTTACAAACGTGCCAATAAAAATTGGCAACCAGCAGACACGGTTTAAAAATTTGGATTCAACAGAAACGGCTTGTGTTAGAGCAAGGTGCATATGGATGATCGCAGAAAGGCAAGAAAAGGCTGTGTTAGAGAATCTTCAAATCACGCGTTATATAATCG ATATCGAGAGTCAAGTTTCGAAGATATTGGCCAACTGCGAATATTACGGAATTACTGTAGACAAGGATCTCGCATCACGACTTTTGATTGATGTAAGAAATTCCCAAGAAACTCTTCAGAAGAAAGCGTACAAACTTTGTGGATATCATTTCAACTTTAACTCTTCGAAAGATGTTGCTAAG GTGTTAGGTATATACAACGGACGTAAAGTAAGCACGAAGAAAAGCGTGTTAACATCCCACAACAGTCCCTTGTCAAGTATCGTTATTTATTGGAGGAAGCTCAATTCTATATTGACGAAAACACTGTACCCACTCACGGAGCAAGCCTGCGTATACAGCGCGGGAAATAG AATAAATCCTTCGTATACAATGTTCACATGCACGGGCCGCATCAGTATGCATGAACCAAACTTGCAAAATGTGCCGCGCACTTTTTCAATACCTTCAGAATACCTCACTTTGAATACGGCTAAGTGCAACGATGTTGTGGAGTTCAACTGTAGGAATATATTTAAAGCGGCCCCCGGCTATATTATCGTGTCGGCCGACTATTGTCAGCTGGAAATGAGGATTCTGACTCACTTCAGTAAAGATCAAGTGTTGATGAGGATCATGAACTCTGATATGGACGTATTCAAGTCTATCGCGGCCTCGTGGAGCAATGTACCTGAACATGAG GTGGACGATGACCTCAGACAGAAAGCCAAGCAACTTTGCTACGGCATCATATACGGCATGGGGAACAAGACGTTAGCACAACTCCTAGACGTATCCGAGATAGAAGCGGGTATGTTCATGGACTCCTTCTACAAGACATACCCTGCCGTCAAATTGTTCACGCAGTCGATAGTCAAGGAGTGCAAGAGGAACGGGTATATAGAAACGCTTACTAAACGGAGAAGATACTTGCCCGATATAAGAAGCAGTTTGCCTCATAAAAAGA GTGCGGCAGAGCGTCAAGCAGTGAACACAACTATTCAAGGCTCGGCAGCGGACATCGCGAAAGCGGCCATGTGTTCTATAGACACGAAGACAGAATCTCTCGTACCCAAACCTCGTCTTATACTGCAAATGCACGACGAACTCATCTACGAAGTGCCCCAACATTACAAACAATCATTTACTACGATATTGAAGAAAGTCATGGAAGAAACGATCAAGTTAACTGTACCACTACCCGTCAAAGTAAAGTGTGGCCATTCGTGGGGCGATCTGAAAGAGATCAAATTTTAA
- the PolQ gene encoding DNA polymerase theta isoform X2: MAIAESEDIDSQFVAENIGFLDNCFDNSFTLQSSLQVVKEHAGELNASTSKGSQKVCKNVTKYSQNTTVQLDSTQNVSVISQPVINNRNLRDWGLPPEIAKKYEERGITEMFEWQVRCLSNPKVLFECSNLVYSAPTSAGKTLVAEILMIKTILERQKKVIVILPFVSIVREKMFYFQDILSSSGIRVEGFMGSQSPPGGLQSMHVAICTIEKANSLVNKLLDEGSIAELGAVIVDELHLLGDSSRGYILELLLTKIKYVSSKSDDVQIQIVGMSATLPNLEILANWLSAELFITQFRPIPLDEYCLVGNKYFDKVGKCIANLDSSLTVEGDSVLNICLNTIKDGCSILIFCMTKNWCESLAQSVATSFYKLGCEGSQAGVVLRTQLKSEAISEVLEQMKNCPVGLDQVLRKTISFGVAYHHAGLTFDERDIVEGGFKSGAIRVLVATSTLSSGVNLPARKVIIRSPVFQRQPINILTYKQMIGRAGRMGKDSKGESVLICTEAEKKIGFALMMGTLDPVKSCIESEDKYMRAVLEMIASQVVSTKEQLDLYSKCTLLYNQQDVPASQNFLLDTTLDELKNYELVRIQTEGTEEHYVATPLGKACLSSSMAPNDGLSLFCELQKARQCLVLETDLHLIYLVTPYSVSSQWANIDWLHLLTLWESLTKAMKRVGELVGVQESFIIRCLRGNSKLSNIQNKVNIHKRFYTALALQDLVNEVPLAEVAAKFQCARGFLQSLQQGAATFAGMVTAFCRQLGWKNMEMLISQFQDRLHFGIHSELLELMKLPSLNGARARTLFDSGFECISNIASADVNTIENILHKSIPFESEKAREGDDTDDIRKRNKMKCVWITGYCGMTTKEAAEKLIEEARKHLSLEIGVAEIKWDSKRNEVPATLNVTNTNSNNVTEVPEHLSTCQNINYDIKTEIKVEDSNEISNVCIKMETDYSTSNENLHLATDPVNSLTENSCDRLINNQTPNSDSSRINNVTKSNTTSEVLNVNSNSTAKDNDRNENNSPSLSAKDDIIWDSLNFTEAAIENITKLRTSDKMFSPNISFGEFEKSLVTENISENMNSSKHNMSTKDISLFSSDGDNSSLFEESLPVDLIPSKLLDGGSTIMGHQETATEFSSLNSNTILNAFKTTLIEAEDPEEDEDIRLVYEDDKVAEPELEEAKIEVMDVQTKNNVPSKRKKNASKEPQPLEKKKKTEGNSALFTGAVISNVNIRTKNILSKTFTIQFNEFRINCFILKGDDIIDNLNLIECVRAASVYFNIKKVIGTHNDIIGSDIIGNTKSKSKPNETEDLPLTGISMYLDSDTCIYLDLTSVNDMRVIKNRLGCWFKNVLLKLLDSKTANVCLKRWLGVNLTNTCMDISLIEWLIDSSEKIPNVDYLTKKYCGLDFTNVPIKIGNQQTRFKNLDSTETACVRARCIWMIAERQEKAVLENLQITRYIIDIESQVSKILANCEYYGITVDKDLASRLLIDVRNSQETLQKKAYKLCGYHFNFNSSKDVAKVLGIYNGRKVSTKKSVLTSHNSPLSSIVIYWRKLNSILTKTLYPLTEQACVYSAGNRINPSYTMFTCTGRISMHEPNLQNVPRTFSIPSEYLTLNTAKCNDVVEFNCRNIFKAAPGYIIVSADYCQLEMRILTHFSKDQVLMRIMNSDMDVFKSIAASWSNVPEHERTPGTCGMLSA, from the exons ATGGCCATTGCTGAATCAGAGGATATCGACTCGCAGTTTGTAGCGGAAAATATTGGCTTTTTAGataattgttttgataattCCTTTACGCTACAAAGTTCTTTGCAAGTAGTAAAAGAACATGCTGGTGAATTAAATGCTTCTACTTCAAAAGGAAGccaaaaagtatgtaaaaatgTGACCAAATATTCACAAAACACAACTGTGCAGCTGGACTCTACACAAAATGTATCAGTGATATCCCAAccagtaataaataatagaaacctGAGAGACTGGGGTTTGCCGCCCGAAATAGCTAAAAAGTATGAGGAGCGAGGTATTACAGAAATGTTTGAATGGCAAGTGCGTTGTCTCAGCAATCCAAAGGTATTATTCGAATGCAGTAACTTAGTCTATTCTGCTCCCACATCAGCAGGAAAAACATTGGTAgctgaaattttaatgataaaaacaattttagagCGTCAAAAGAAAGTGATCGTTATATTGCCATTTGTATCTATAGTAAGAGAgaagatgttttattttcaagataTATTGTCAAGCTCAGGGATAAGAGTAGAAGGGTTTATGGGATCCCAGTCTCCCCCTGGAGGGTTGCAGTCAATGCATGTTGCTATATGCACCATTGAGAAAGCAAACAGCCTTGTGAATAAACTCCTGGATGAAGGCTCTATTGCAGAACTTGGTGCTGTCATTGTTGATGAGTTGCATCTGCTTGGTGATTCTAGTAGAGGATATATTTTAGAACTATTATTgaccaaaattaaatatgtgtCTTCTAAATCAGATGATgtacaaatacaaatagttGGTATGTCAGCCACTTTGCCTAATCTGGAAATTCTTGCCAATTGGCTGAGTGCTGAGTTATTCATCACACAATTCAGACCTATTCCATTAGATGAATATTGTCTAGTTgggaataaatattttgataaagtaGGGAAATGTATAGCTAATTTGGATTCAAGTTTGACTGTGGAAGGTGatagtgttttaaatatttgcttgAATACAATAAAGGATGGGtgttctatattaatattttgtatgactaAGAATTGGTGTGAAAGCTTGGCACAGTCTGTTGCTACATCATTTTACAAATTAGGATGTGAGGGAAGTCAGGCTGGTGTTGTTTTGAGAACACAACTAAAATCTGAAGCTATATCAGAAGTGTTAGAGCAGATGAAGAATTGTCCCGTGGGGCTGGATCAAGTTTTAAGGAAAACTATATCATTTGGAGTGGCTTACCACCATGCAGGTCTTACATTTGATGAGAGGGATATAGTTGAGGGTGGCTTTAAGTCTGGGGCGATAAGAGTATTAGTGGCCACTTCTACCTTGAGCTCTGGTGTAAACTTGCCTGCAAGGAAAGTTATTATTAGATCACCTGTATTTCAAAGGCagccaattaatattttaacttacaaGCAAATGATTGGTCGAGCTGGAAGAATGGGGAAAGATTCAAAAGGTGAAAGCGTATTAATTTGCACAGAAGCAGAGAAGAAGATTGGCTTTGCATTGATGATGGGTACACTTGATCCAGTGAAGAGTTGTATTGAGAGTGAGGACAAGTACATGAGAGCTGTGTTGGAGATGATTGCTAGTCAAGTTGTATCCACCAAGGAACAGTTAGATTTGTATTCAAAGTGTACATTGTTGTACAACCAGCAAGATGTGCCAGCATCACAAAACTTCCTTTTAGACACTACTTTAGATGAATTGAAGAACTATGAGCTTGTGAGAATACAAACTGAAGGCACAGAGGAGCATTATGTAGCAACACCTTTGGGGAAAGCTTGTTTGTCATCGTCAATGGCACCTAATGACGGGTTGTCTTTATTCTGTGAGCTTCAGAAGGCCCGTCAATGTCTAGTGCTTGAAACAGATCTGCATTTGATATATTTAGTAACTCCATATAGTGTCAGTAGTCAGTGGGCGAACATAGACTGGCTGCACTTGCTTACTCTTTGGGAGTCTTTGACTAAAGCAATGAAGAGAGTGGGAGAATTAGTAGGAGTACAAGAGAGTTTTATTATAAGATGTTTAAGAGGGAATAGCAAGTTAAGTAATATCCAGAACAAAGTAAATATCCATAAAAG GTTTTACACAGCTCTCGCTCTGCAGGATTTGGTGAATGAAGTGCCATTAGCAGAAGTGGCCGCAAAGTTTCAGTGCGCGCGAGGTTTTCTACAAAGTCTCCAACAAGGAGCAGCTACTTTTGCTG GAATGGTTACAGCATTTTGTCGACAGTTAGGCTGGAAAAATATGGAAATGTTGATATCACAGTTTCAAGATCGGCTACATTTCGGCATTCACTCTGAACTGCTAGAACTAATGAAATTGCCATCTTTAAACGGTGCTAGGGCTAGAACTCTCTTTGATTCGGGTTTCGAATGTATTTCGAATATTGCCTCTGCTGATGTAAAtactatagaaaatattcttCATAAATCTATACCCTTTGAAAGTGAGAAAGCGAGGGAGGGCGATGATACAGATGATATAAGAAAacgtaataaaatgaaatgtgtATGGATCACGGGCTATTGTGGCATGACTACAAAAGAAGCTGCTGAGAAGCTCATAGAGGAAGCTAGAAAGCATCTCTCTTTAGAAATTGGTGTGGCGGAAATTAAATGGGATAGTAAACGAAATGAAGTGCCTGCAACTTTAAATGTTACCAATACTAATAGTAATAATGTTACCGAAGTACCTGAACACTTATCTAcctgtcaaaatataaattatgatataaaaactgaaattaaaGTAGAAGATAGTAATGAAATAAGCAATGTTTGTATAAAGATGGAAACAGATTATAGTACTAGTAATGAAAATTTACATTTAGCAACAGACCCTGTAAATTCTTTGACTGAAAATTCGTGTGACAGACTTATTAACAATCAAACACCAAATAGTGATAGTTCTAGAATAAACAATGTTACTAAGTCTAATACAACCTCTGAAGTACTAaatgtaaatagtaatagtacAGCAAAAGATAATGATAGAAACGAAAATAATAGTCCTAGTTTAAGTGCTAAAGATGACATAATATGGGATTCTTTGAACTTCACTGAAGCAGCTATAGAAAACATTACGAAACTTCGCACATCTGACAAAATGTTTTCGCCTAACATCAGTTTCGGAGAATTTGAAAAGTCCTTAGTGAcagaaaatatttctgaaaatatgaATTCGTCGAAACATAACATGTCGACAAAAGACATTAGTTTGTTTTCCTCCGATGGGGACAATTCAAGTTTGTTTGAGGAGAGCTTGCCTGTTGATTTGATTCCTAGTAAATTGCTTGATGGAGGATCAACGATAATGGGCCATCAAGAAACGGCTACAGAATTTTCTAGTCTAAACTCTAACACAATTCTAAACGCTTTTAAAACCACATTGATTGAAGCTGAGGACCCAGAAGAAGACGAAGACATAAGACTAGTTTATGAAGACGACAAAGTTGCAGAACCAGAATTAGAAGAAGCTAAAATTGAAGTGATGGATGTACAAACTAAGAACAATGTTCCGTCCAAGCGCAAGAAGAACGCAAGCAAAGAACCGCAACCTcttgaaaaaaagaaaaaaactgaAGGTAACTCGGCCTTGTTCACTGGTGCCGTTATATCAAACGTTAATATTAGAACAAAAAACATTCTATCAAAGAcatttacaatacaatttaatgaatttagaataaattgctttattttaaaaggggatgatattattgataatttaaacTTGATTGAATGTGTTCGAGCTGcatctgtttattttaatattaaaaaagttattgggACCCACAATGATATTATCGGAAGCGACATTATTGGAAATACGAAATCTAAAAGTAAACCGAATGAAACAGAAGATTTGCCGTTAACAGGAATATCGATGTATTTAGATAGCgatacttgtatttatttagatttaacaTCTGTTAATGATATGCGAGTGATTAAAAATAGATTGGGATGTTGgtttaaaaatgtgttattaaaattacttgactCTAAAACTGCTAATGTCTGCCTTAAGCGATGGCTCGGTGTTAATCTGACAAATACTTGTATGGATATTTCTTTGATCGAATGGCTCATAGACAGCAGCGAAAAGATACCGAATGTGGACTACTTG ACAAAAAAGTATTGTGGTTTAGATTTTACAAACGTGCCAATAAAAATTGGCAACCAGCAGACACGGTTTAAAAATTTGGATTCAACAGAAACGGCTTGTGTTAGAGCAAGGTGCATATGGATGATCGCAGAAAGGCAAGAAAAGGCTGTGTTAGAGAATCTTCAAATCACGCGTTATATAATCG ATATCGAGAGTCAAGTTTCGAAGATATTGGCCAACTGCGAATATTACGGAATTACTGTAGACAAGGATCTCGCATCACGACTTTTGATTGATGTAAGAAATTCCCAAGAAACTCTTCAGAAGAAAGCGTACAAACTTTGTGGATATCATTTCAACTTTAACTCTTCGAAAGATGTTGCTAAG GTGTTAGGTATATACAACGGACGTAAAGTAAGCACGAAGAAAAGCGTGTTAACATCCCACAACAGTCCCTTGTCAAGTATCGTTATTTATTGGAGGAAGCTCAATTCTATATTGACGAAAACACTGTACCCACTCACGGAGCAAGCCTGCGTATACAGCGCGGGAAATAG AATAAATCCTTCGTATACAATGTTCACATGCACGGGCCGCATCAGTATGCATGAACCAAACTTGCAAAATGTGCCGCGCACTTTTTCAATACCTTCAGAATACCTCACTTTGAATACGGCTAAGTGCAACGATGTTGTGGAGTTCAACTGTAGGAATATATTTAAAGCGGCCCCCGGCTATATTATCGTGTCGGCCGACTATTGTCAGCTGGAAATGAGGATTCTGACTCACTTCAGTAAAGATCAAGTGTTGATGAGGATCATGAACTCTGATATGGACGTATTCAAGTCTATCGCGGCCTCGTGGAGCAATGTACCTGAACATGAG AGAACTCCGGGGACTTGTGGAATGCTATCTGCGTAA